A portion of the Lolium rigidum isolate FL_2022 chromosome 1, APGP_CSIRO_Lrig_0.1, whole genome shotgun sequence genome contains these proteins:
- the LOC124671433 gene encoding uncharacterized protein LOC124671433 — protein sequence MAGGRAGRPLGLKQEVARDCGSGSGWRLPCRSSSDDPFYRRRHIERRWQHGSTASATPECTPDYLCFQMWVSHREEEENHGNKFSSRNITMGGFGDTNVHKRGHHLFADLRVGWPELSDTPNANRFILRIKYPMVDVLASDCTYRFRTWYFVSAFTLAHT from the exons ATGGCGGGAGGACGTGCTGGTCGTCCGCTTGGTCTGAAGCAGGAGGTAGCTCGAGATTGCGGAAGCGGATCAGGGTGGCGATTGCCTTGCCGGAGCTCTTCAG ATGACCCGTTCTATAGGAGAAGACACATAGAGCGGCGATGGCAACACGGGTCAACGGCATCAGCAACACCGGAGTGCACTCCGGACTACCTTTGCTTCCAGATGTGGGTCTCTCacagggaggaagaagaaaatcatggaaacaaGTTCAGCAGTAGAAACATCACCATGG GTGGATTTGGTGACACAAATGTACATAAGCGAGGACATCATCTTTTTGCTGATTTGCGTGTTGGCTGGCCCGAACTGAGCGACACCCCTAATGCTAACCGATTTATTTTAAGAATCAA ATATCCAATGGTGGATGTGCTTGCTTCTGATTGCACATATCGCTTTAGAACATGGTATTTTGTTTCTGCTTTTACATTGGCTCATACATGA